The DNA region AAAATACAGGCTTTTATTGTATTCATTTTTTCGGTAAAACACAGGGAATTAGTCCCCTAAGATATTATTTTAATGGGTAACACCGGGTATTAATTCTAACACTAAAGTTGTTTTGCCCGGTATAGTTACTTTATCCAGACCAATCATTTCATCCGTTAGAACATTCCTCGCTTTTTTGGCATCGCCAATACGCTCAAAATACCGTGCGGTAGTAGTTTCCTGTTCCTTATCGCTGCTGTTGAACATGATCATTACAGTTTTTTGAGCATCGTATCTGAAATAAACATAAATACCTTTTTCGGGTACAAACTGCATCATTTTACCGGCTTGCAGAGCAGTAGTGCTTTTGCGGTAATTAGCCAGCTTACTCACATAATTAAAAGCGTCATTTTCTTTTTTACTGCGGCCTTCGGCAGTAAATTTGTTTTCCTTATCGCCGGCCCAGCCGCCCGGGAAGTCCTCGCGTACCAAACCATCGGGGTTCGAGTAGTTTTTCATCAGGATCTCATCGCCATAATACATTTGAGGCACGCCCCTCATGGTAAGCAGCATAGCCATAGCCGACTTGTATTTGGTAACATCCTCCCCTACCATTGATAATAAACGGCTCATATCGTGGTTATCCATAAATATGGTATTGCGGGTAGCATCCTGGTACAGAAAGTCCTGAGCTACTACCGAATACAAGCGACCAACGCCGTCTGTCCAGCCATCATTACCATTAATAGCTTCATAAATGGCATCTTTTAAAACAGCATCGGTTACACCGGGTAGCTGGGTATCAAAACCCCGGTTAACCGTATTGCCCTGCGTAAAAAATGCCTGGTTAGCTGCCGACCATACCAGTGTTTCGCCAAATATGGAAAGCTTCGGAAACTCGGCTTTTACGTCTTTTGCCCATTTGGCCATATAAACAGGTTCATTATAAGGATAAGTATCCAGCCTGAAACCATCGATACCAGCATACTCAACCCACCAGATGTGGTTTTGGGTAAGATAGTTTTGCACGTAAACATTATCCTGGTTCAAATCGGCCATGCGGTGGTCAAACCAGCCATCCTGCATTAGCTTGCGGTCCATTGGTGAAGCGTGCGGATCCATCACAGCCGCGTCGCGAAAGTTTGATTTGGTATAACCTGGCCACTGGTGTACCCAGCTTTTCATCGGCATATCCTGTATCAGGTAACCTTCGGTACCTGCGTGGTTATGTACAAGGTCTTTAATAACCTTAAGCCCCATGCTGTGGCATTTTTCAACAAACTTTTTGTAAAGCTCATTAGTGCCGTAGCGGGGGTCTATCTTATAATAATCGGTAACGGCATAACCGTGATATGATGCGCTTGGCTCATCGTTTTCAATTTCGGGGGTAAGCCAGATAGCAGTAATGCCTAAATTTTTCAGGTAATCCAAATGGTTCATGATTCCCTGTAGGTCACCTCCATGGCGGCTAAACATCGAATCGCGGTGGATGCCTCGCTCACGCAGGTTATCAAATGAGTCGTTGGCAGCATCGCCATTGCTAAACCTGTCAGGCATAATGAGATAGATCAGATCTTTACTGGTAACACCTTGTGCCCTACCCGCCGACTTGTCGCGTTTATTAAGCGTATAACTGTAAGTAAGGTCTTTTTCGCCTGCTTTCTTAAATTTTATCGGGAACGTTCCCGGAATTGCCGATGAAAAAATTTGCAGGTCGATGAATAAATAATTCGGATTTTCAACTTTATGAACTGCATTAAGCTTTACACCGGGGTAAGTAAGCACTACATTCCGGGCGGCGATGTTACTGCCATGAACCACCAGTTGCAGGTTGGGGTTGCTCATGCCAACCCACCAGGACATGGGCTCAACACGCTCAAGTGCAGGCGTTTGTGCCTTTACACCCAAAGCAGCCAGCAAGCAGCATAAGGCGGATAGTAAGGTTTTTCTCATATTAAAAATGATAAAAGGATAATTGGTTTGATTTCGGACAAGCCCGTAACCACGTTCCAAATTTATAATAAAATTAATTGCTTGTATGAAAAAAAATAATTCACACTAATTATTTCGAATTAGAGCGAATTACACGAATTTGTTTTTCTGGGTAATTTGTGCAATTCGTTTAATTGTGTGTGTACGGTACTAAGCATGCGTGTTAAAAAATTCCTACACTGTTTTAGCCAATTGATTAAACAATATTAATTGCTTCTACGCAATAATTCGTGTAATTCGAATAAATTGTATCGAACATCCAAGACATTCGTGTTGAAAATTATTTTCTATCTTTATTTGGATTGATTACAAATAATACCAATATTTGCAACCGTTATATGATTGCGACCACCGAACTAACTTTATGGACCGACGTTTTTAGCACCAAGACAGGTGCAGTTTACCAATGCGATGCGGAGTGTTGCTGGTATGTCGATTTCGCCGGTAAGGTTGCCCGGTTTGATCATCGCAATTTCTTAAAATTACGCAAAGCGGTTTATGCCATCGACATTGAGCAAAAACTGCTGAACACTACTACTGATCCCGACGTAGAGATCATTTTCATCTGCGCCTGCGATCATTGTTATGTACTTTCACTGGCTCAAATCATCGGCCTGAAAGAGCTTTTAGAAGGTACTTTTGTAATGCTGGAACTCAACCACATTATTCATGATCGCCTTTACAGCAACTCACTGTAATTTAGACTAATTATCAACACAATTTAGATTAATTTCATATTGTCTTTAAATTAAACTAATATGCTTTTACAGCATTATTATTGTATATAATTTCCTGCGATAAGACATATAACATTTAATTTATTAAGATCATGAAAGACCTACTCCGCATAAAAAGCCTGATATCATCAGATATCGAAGTGCTTTTAAATCAGCAAGTTAAAAAAGAAGCATTTTCTTCGTCAGCATATTTGGCCATGGCTTCATGGTGCAACCGCAATGGTTATGATTTTTCGTCAGAATATTTTTTCAAACAGGCCGAAGAAGAGCGCCATCACCAGTTAAAATTTTATAAATATATCCTTGATATGGGCGGCAATGCCGTATCACCTGAGGTAACCGGCATTAAACAGGAATATAACTCATTCCGCGAAGTATTTGAAGAAGCCCTTGACCAGGAGATCAGCGTTACCAATTCTATCAAAAACATTTATGCACGCTGCATGAAAGAGCAGGACTTTGTAACTATGGAGTTCCTGAACTGGTTCCTGAAAGAACAACGCGAAGAAGAATACAAAGCCCGTCGCGCTCTCGAACTGTTCGAAGTTATCGGCGAAGAAGGCACCGGCAGATGGCAGATTGACAAACATGTTGGTCAGATAAAATATGATAGTGAGGCGTAAGAGCCTTACCCCAACCCTCTCCAGAGAAGAGGGAGTAAATAAAAAGGTCCTTTTGCTACAGCAAAGGGACCTTTTTTATGCTTGAAACTTTTAAAATCCTCTCCTTTGGAGAGGGATTTGATGGAGCTGTCTACCCAATCAAGTCCATCAGTTTCAAAACATCTTTAGCGTGATATTCCTTTAACCAGGTATTACCGGGCTGGATACTGCACACCGGGGCATACTTACACCTGTCGGTGCATTCGGTTTCAATTACCTCCAACTCTTCGGGGCCGTGATGATGTTTAATGTACGATTTTGCAATTTTGTACATCTCCTTACCGCCTCTTTTTCCGCATTTGCTGCCTACGCATACGTACAACACTTTATCAGGTATGGTAAATTTGCTCATAATGGCAATTATTAAGACTGTGTTAATAAATAACAAAGTTAATGCTTTAATGCTCCAATTTTATCTGAATAGGGATTTAATTGGATTTATGAGATTGAGAGGATTTTATTACAATGCCGCTGTCCGATCGGACATGCATACATCGATGTGGTGTCGATGGTAATTTTTTTTTAATTGTGTATTTTTAAAAGATAAATTTGGCATTCAATGTGGGGTTAAGCCAACCCTTGAGCATTAAGCAAAGCTAAATATATGAAAGCAATTGAAATTATTTCCATCCCCGTAACCGACCAACAAGCAGCCAAAGCGTTTTATCTGAAAATTGGCTTCGAAATATTGGTTGAAGCGAATTTCGAAAAACAAACCTGGATCCAGATGGCATTTCCCGGCTCGCCTGTTTCCATCACCCTCGTAAACTGGTTCCCGGAAATGCCGGCGGGAAGTGTACGCGGCCTTGTAATTAAAACCGACGACCTGGATAAAGATATAGCAGATCTTAAAGCCAAAGGCCTTGAAGTAGGCAATGTTGACACAACCCCATGGGGTCGCTTTGCCACTGTTAAGGATCCCGACGGAAATGCGTTGAGCCTGCATGCGAAATAATTTCAGATGCGCAAATATGCAAATTTTGAATGCGCAGATTATTTGTTAGATAAGCTCATCAAATCTATCTGCACATCTGAAATATGCACATCAATAAATTCATCTGCATATTTGCGCATTTGAAATCTGCACATCTATAAATTCATCCAAAATCCGCACATTAATATATGATATTTAAAAAGTACTCTGCCCTCCTCGTCCTTGTATTCCTTATAATTGCCGGTTGTAATCCCAATAATACCAAACAACCCGATGCCGGTGTTTATAAAGTTGTGAAGATAAAAGATGGTGATACTTTGGGTTTGCTTACCGGCGATAACCAGCAGATTACTGTGAGGCTTGCCGAAATTGACTGCCCCGAAAAATCGCAGGCCTTTGGACAGGCAGCTAAAAAATTCACTTCCGATCTGTGTTTTGGTAAAGAGGTGAAATTAATTGGCAACGAGCATGATCGCTATGGCCGTACCGTTGCGCAGGTGGTACTTATCGATGGCACTAATGTAAATTATGCGCTGGTAAAAAACGGCTACGCCTGGCGGTATAAAGCCTATTCCAAAAACACCGAACTGGCTGCTCTGGAACAACAGGCCCGCGAAGACAAACTTGGTTTATGGCAGGATGCCAATCCTACCCCGCCCTGGGACTTTCGCCGGGAAAAGAAACAACCTAAAACAGACTCACTTCAAACTCCTAAACCTAAAAAACATTACCGGAAGCGTAAGCCAAGACTTGAATATGCAGCCTAAATGGTTAACTTTAGGGGCATATCATTACCTAATCAATGAAGTTTACAAAAGCGCTCCTATCCATATTTATAACACTTGCCCTGATCTGGGCATTGCAAACTAAATTCGACACCAAAAAATTTGGCGCTATACCCCCACTCGGTAAATTGCTGAGCCCGGCCGATGGCTTTTGGCAAAATGCCGAAAGCAAGCACATTTTGCCAACACTCGACCTGAAACTTAAAGGCTTGCAGGGTAAAGTTACCATCAAATTTGATGAAAACCACATTCCGCACATTTTTGCAGAGAATGAACATGACCTGTACTTTGCCCAGGGATACATGACAGCAACCGACCGCCTTTGGCAAATGGATATCCAAACCCGGCAGGCAGCAGGCAGGCTGGCCGAAGTTATCGGCCCTAAAGTACTGGATATTGACCGCTATCACCGCCGTATGGGCATGGTTTACGGCGCCGAAAAAACAATAAAGGCAATGATGGCCGATCCCGTAGTGCGCAATATGATCCTGGCTTACACCGATGGCATCAACAGTTATATCCATCAGCTAAGCCCGAGAAATTACCCCATAGAGTTTAAACTCCTTAACTATGCCCCCGAAGACTGGAAACCTATCAACTGCGCCTTCTTGCTTAAGCTGATGTCGGAAACATTGGCCGGCGGCTCAAACGAATTTGCCATGACCAACATCCTGCGCAAATTTGGCCCCACTACTACAAATGATCTCTTTCCCGATTATCCTATGCACGAAGATCCCATCATCCCGACGGGGACAAAATGGGATTATTTTAAGCCATTGCCCATTCCCAAACCATCCGCTAATTTTTTAGCCGGCATGGCGGATAGTGCAAATACTAAACCCCGTGTTGAAGGTATCGGCAGCAATAACTGGGCGGTAGCGGGCAGTAAAACAGCAAGCGGGTATCCTATTTTAGCTAACGATCCCCATCTTAACCTCACACTACCTTCTATCTGGTACCAGGTACAGCTTTCGGCGCCGGGCATGAATGTGTATGGTGTATCATTACCGGGTGCCCCCTGTGTTATTTTAGGCTTTAACAATAACATCAGCTGGGGTATTACCAATGTTGATGCCGACGTACTGGATTGGTACCAGGAAAAATTCAGGAATACCAAAATGGATGAGTACTGGTACAATAACAAATGGAATAAAACTACCCGCCGTATTGAAAAAATTGAAGTACTTGGTCAAAAAGCGGTTTACGATACAATAGTTTATACTCACCATGGCCCGGTTGTGTATCAAAATAATGCTCAAAAAGCCGATGGCCCTGATTTTGTTCCGGTTGGACATTCTTTAAGGTGGATAGCACACGAATCATCCAACGAATTGATGGCTATGTACCTGCTTAATACAGGCAAAAACTATGACGATTACCGCAAGGCGCTTACCTTTTTCAGTGCCCCTGCTTCAAATTTTGTTTTTGCCAGTAAAGACGATATCGCCATAACGCCAAACGGTAAATACCCGCTTAAATACAAAGACCAGGGGAAATTTATTTTAGATGGAACCGACCCGGCAGACGACTGGCATGGCTGGATACCATTTGAGCAGGATCCAACCATTACAAATCCGCCTCGGGGATTTGTAAGCTCAGCCAATCAGTCGTCAACAGATCCTTCTTATCCTTATTATATCAACTGGTCATTTGCACCCTATGAACGCGGTAAACGTATTAACGACAGACTTTCGGTTATGACCAAAGCCACCGTTGATAGTATGCGCATCCTCCAAACAGATGTATACAGTATCCGGGCACAGGACATTTTACCAACGCTGCTTAAATATATCGACCCGACAAAACTTGATGCCGCACAACTTAGTGCTTACGATCAGATTAATATGTGGGACAAAAATTTTTCGCCGAATTCAATAGGTGCTACTGTGTTTGCCAACTGGTGGTCGCAATTGTACAATGCTGTGTGGGGGGATGATTTTGCAGATAAGACCCTGCAGAACAATTTTCCTTCAGTAGATCGCACAGAAAAGCTACTGCTTAAAGAACCAACTTCCAAATGGTTTGATGATATCCGCACACCAGCAAAGGAAACTGCCGCAGATATCGTTAATAAAGCTTTTGCAGCTGCGGTAAAGGAAATTACCGACAAATGTGGTAAACCCGGAGCAAATTGGCAATGGGGTAAATTTAAAAAAATGGAGATAGCCAGCCTTTCACGCCAGCCGGCTTTTGGTTCAGGCAATTTTGAATCAGGCGGCACAGCATCAACGGTTAATGCCCTTCATGACGGGCATGGCCCTTCATGGCGCATGGTGGTGCAAATGGGGCCCCAGGTAAAGGGTTACGGTATTTTTCCCGGCGGCGAATCAGGTAATCCCGGCAGCTTTTTCTATAATGATATGTTCAAAACCTGGAATGAGGGACAATTAAAAGAACTGCTCTTCATGCAATCAGTAAATGAACAGTCACCACGCATAAAATCAACTTATACAATAACCGGTAAATAATAGCACTATGTTGTTCTTCATCATACTTATACTTTCATTTGCCAGCGGATATTTTTTACCCTGGTGGATAGTTGCCGTCATATCATTTTTAACGGCCCTTTTTATTGGCACAACAGCAAAAAGTTCTTTTTGGCAAGCCTTTATAGCGGTTTTGATGGTGTGGATAGTACTGGCTCTCTTTAAAAGCATACCCAATGACCATATCATGGCTACAAGGATAGCCCACTTATTTCATTTGCCTGGCTGGGGTTATATATTAGCTGTAACCGGCATTTTAGGAGGCTTAGTGGGTGGGATGTCGGCACTGTCCGGACTACTGCTTAAACGGGCATTTCAAAAGCATTAAAACAAAAATACCCGGAACTTAGCCGGGTATTTTTGTTTATCAGCGGATTGCTTTTAAAACGCGGCCAATGTTTCTTTTAATGTTTTAACCGCCTCGGTATTGCTGCTTGCCTGAGCAAAAATATCCTGCGAGGTGGCTTTGGCTCCATAATAAGCAGCGTTTGAATCCTTATCAATGCCCAGGTTTGAGCCATTGATGGTTATCCCGGCAAACAAACCACGGCTGCGTGAGTATGAGTAAACCTCGGCCTGCAGCTTATAATCGGTACTTGCAGTCGAACTGCGGCCAACAGGGCCGGCTGCTGCAGAAATATCGCCACCGATGGTAAAATCGCCATTTTTAACTTTGGTTAACACACCTTTATGGCGGAACACCAGCACCAGGTCGACAGATTGTACGCCGATTTGCAAGCCAAAGCTACCGCCTGTTAAGGTAACAAACACCGGATCACTCCATTTGCCATTACCCAGTTTCACCATTGCCACACCTTTGCCGCGTTTACCGCCAATGCCAAAGCCTGCATTGATCAGTTTGGGGATGATCACAATCCCTTCGTATTCTTCCAATAGCTGATGTGGGATGCTTTCTTTCATCTTGGCAAACTCTTTCAACACATTTGATGAATTATGGATGCGTTCTGTCTGTTTGCTGTCATCGGCCGGTTTTGCCGATATCATTACAAAAAAGAGACCTAACAAAACCGGGAGTCTCAAGAATTTTAATGTTTTCATGGGGATGGATGATTAATATTATTAATTATATATATTCAATACTTAACTAACCCCCAAAACACGTACTTGTTTTTTAATTTTATGTAATAGGAAAGTCAAACACGCTCAATTTTGCATATAAAACAGCATGCCTGGGCATTTCTGGCATGCAAATATTCAACATTATCATTTTCGACAAATATTTCATCGATCAGTTCATCAACATCGGCATCACCAACAAGCCGGGTTAAAACCATGTGCTGCGCTTTGCTGTAACCGATGAGCGACAGCGGGAAACTCTTTTTATTAGCCTTAATCTCCGGCGGGAAACGATAAATGTCGCTGTATTCCTCCACATCTTTAGCGTGAATAAAAATAGGCCCCGGCTGGTTATAGGCATTTTCGATTTCAAAAGGCGAATGCTTTAGCAGCAGGCGTTTATCAACGTTACGTTCAAATGGTTTAAGTGAAACCCGGCATGGCCCAAGTCCGGTAGCCGGTTGTTCAGCCACTTCGCCTCCAAAATCGTCGGTCATGGTTGCCCTTATTTTTGTGGCGAATGATTTTGATAGCGGTACAATTTTAAATGTGTTCATGATTATTGTTTTTTTAGATAGATCAAAGGTCAGGCGATAAACAAAGCGTTTCAACCCGAAACTTGCGGAGTTTCTGAACCGGGATTTATAGGATTTAAGGATTCACCGGATGCATGTTTAAACGCCAGCGCCTAAATTCAAAAACCAGATTAATTCCGGTTCAGATAATCTGCACATCTGAAATCCGCACATCTGCACATTTACTTTATCTTTGCTTCAATGGACAAACCAGGTAAACAGCAGATATTTTCTATCAGCACCGAAGAGCAATTTAACGACGCCGCCTTGCAGGTTTTCAACTACCAGGCACAGCATAACCCGGTTTACAGCCAGTTTATTGAGGGATTAAAAATTGACACCGCATCAATTACATCTTACAGTCAGATCCCATTTTTACCTATCGAATTTTTTAAGTCACACACTATATTAAGTACCGGTGAGCCTGTTGAGGTAACCTTTACCAGTTCAGGTACCACCGGGATGATCACCAGCAGTCACCGGGTTAGCGATATAACCTGGTATGAGGAAAGTTTCCGACGCGCATTCAATATTTTTTACGGCGATATCAGGGATTTTACCGTACTGGCTCTGCTCCCGTCTTACCTGGAGCGCGAAGGCTCATCGCTCATTTACATGGTTGATGATCTGATTAAACAATCAAATCGCCCGGATAGCGGTTTCTTTTTGTACAATCATGATGAGCTGTTTCATCAACTTAAAAAACAGCAGGATGCCAGGAAACCTACACTTTTAATAGGCGTAACTTTCGGTCTGCTGGATTTTATCGAAAACCACCAGGTCAATTTTCCTGAGCTTGTTGTAATGGAAACCGGCGGCATGAAAGGCCGCCGCAAGGAAATGATCCGCGAGGAGCTGCACACCATTTTGGGCAAAGGCTTTGGTG from Mucilaginibacter sp. SJ includes:
- a CDS encoding glycoside hydrolase family 13 protein; translated protein: MRKTLLSALCCLLAALGVKAQTPALERVEPMSWWVGMSNPNLQLVVHGSNIAARNVVLTYPGVKLNAVHKVENPNYLFIDLQIFSSAIPGTFPIKFKKAGEKDLTYSYTLNKRDKSAGRAQGVTSKDLIYLIMPDRFSNGDAANDSFDNLRERGIHRDSMFSRHGGDLQGIMNHLDYLKNLGITAIWLTPEIENDEPSASYHGYAVTDYYKIDPRYGTNELYKKFVEKCHSMGLKVIKDLVHNHAGTEGYLIQDMPMKSWVHQWPGYTKSNFRDAAVMDPHASPMDRKLMQDGWFDHRMADLNQDNVYVQNYLTQNHIWWVEYAGIDGFRLDTYPYNEPVYMAKWAKDVKAEFPKLSIFGETLVWSAANQAFFTQGNTVNRGFDTQLPGVTDAVLKDAIYEAINGNDGWTDGVGRLYSVVAQDFLYQDATRNTIFMDNHDMSRLLSMVGEDVTKYKSAMAMLLTMRGVPQMYYGDEILMKNYSNPDGLVREDFPGGWAGDKENKFTAEGRSKKENDAFNYVSKLANYRKSTTALQAGKMMQFVPEKGIYVYFRYDAQKTVMIMFNSSDKEQETTTARYFERIGDAKKARNVLTDEMIGLDKVTIPGKTTLVLELIPGVTH
- a CDS encoding ferritin, producing MKDLLRIKSLISSDIEVLLNQQVKKEAFSSSAYLAMASWCNRNGYDFSSEYFFKQAEEERHHQLKFYKYILDMGGNAVSPEVTGIKQEYNSFREVFEEALDQEISVTNSIKNIYARCMKEQDFVTMEFLNWFLKEQREEEYKARRALELFEVIGEEGTGRWQIDKHVGQIKYDSEA
- a CDS encoding (2Fe-2S) ferredoxin domain-containing protein; the encoded protein is MSKFTIPDKVLYVCVGSKCGKRGGKEMYKIAKSYIKHHHGPEELEVIETECTDRCKYAPVCSIQPGNTWLKEYHAKDVLKLMDLIG
- a CDS encoding VOC family protein, with translation MKAIEIISIPVTDQQAAKAFYLKIGFEILVEANFEKQTWIQMAFPGSPVSITLVNWFPEMPAGSVRGLVIKTDDLDKDIADLKAKGLEVGNVDTTPWGRFATVKDPDGNALSLHAK
- a CDS encoding thermonuclease family protein, coding for MIFKKYSALLVLVFLIIAGCNPNNTKQPDAGVYKVVKIKDGDTLGLLTGDNQQITVRLAEIDCPEKSQAFGQAAKKFTSDLCFGKEVKLIGNEHDRYGRTVAQVVLIDGTNVNYALVKNGYAWRYKAYSKNTELAALEQQAREDKLGLWQDANPTPPWDFRREKKQPKTDSLQTPKPKKHYRKRKPRLEYAA
- a CDS encoding penicillin acylase family protein codes for the protein MKFTKALLSIFITLALIWALQTKFDTKKFGAIPPLGKLLSPADGFWQNAESKHILPTLDLKLKGLQGKVTIKFDENHIPHIFAENEHDLYFAQGYMTATDRLWQMDIQTRQAAGRLAEVIGPKVLDIDRYHRRMGMVYGAEKTIKAMMADPVVRNMILAYTDGINSYIHQLSPRNYPIEFKLLNYAPEDWKPINCAFLLKLMSETLAGGSNEFAMTNILRKFGPTTTNDLFPDYPMHEDPIIPTGTKWDYFKPLPIPKPSANFLAGMADSANTKPRVEGIGSNNWAVAGSKTASGYPILANDPHLNLTLPSIWYQVQLSAPGMNVYGVSLPGAPCVILGFNNNISWGITNVDADVLDWYQEKFRNTKMDEYWYNNKWNKTTRRIEKIEVLGQKAVYDTIVYTHHGPVVYQNNAQKADGPDFVPVGHSLRWIAHESSNELMAMYLLNTGKNYDDYRKALTFFSAPASNFVFASKDDIAITPNGKYPLKYKDQGKFILDGTDPADDWHGWIPFEQDPTITNPPRGFVSSANQSSTDPSYPYYINWSFAPYERGKRINDRLSVMTKATVDSMRILQTDVYSIRAQDILPTLLKYIDPTKLDAAQLSAYDQINMWDKNFSPNSIGATVFANWWSQLYNAVWGDDFADKTLQNNFPSVDRTEKLLLKEPTSKWFDDIRTPAKETAADIVNKAFAAAVKEITDKCGKPGANWQWGKFKKMEIASLSRQPAFGSGNFESGGTASTVNALHDGHGPSWRMVVQMGPQVKGYGIFPGGESGNPGSFFYNDMFKTWNEGQLKELLFMQSVNEQSPRIKSTYTITGK
- a CDS encoding lipid-binding SYLF domain-containing protein — encoded protein: MKTLKFLRLPVLLGLFFVMISAKPADDSKQTERIHNSSNVLKEFAKMKESIPHQLLEEYEGIVIIPKLINAGFGIGGKRGKGVAMVKLGNGKWSDPVFVTLTGGSFGLQIGVQSVDLVLVFRHKGVLTKVKNGDFTIGGDISAAAGPVGRSSTASTDYKLQAEVYSYSRSRGLFAGITINGSNLGIDKDSNAAYYGAKATSQDIFAQASSNTEAVKTLKETLAAF
- a CDS encoding DUF1203 domain-containing protein — encoded protein: MNTFKIVPLSKSFATKIRATMTDDFGGEVAEQPATGLGPCRVSLKPFERNVDKRLLLKHSPFEIENAYNQPGPIFIHAKDVEEYSDIYRFPPEIKANKKSFPLSLIGYSKAQHMVLTRLVGDADVDELIDEIFVENDNVEYLHARNAQACCFICKIERV
- a CDS encoding acyl transferase, producing the protein MDKPGKQQIFSISTEEQFNDAALQVFNYQAQHNPVYSQFIEGLKIDTASITSYSQIPFLPIEFFKSHTILSTGEPVEVTFTSSGTTGMITSSHRVSDITWYEESFRRAFNIFYGDIRDFTVLALLPSYLEREGSSLIYMVDDLIKQSNRPDSGFFLYNHDELFHQLKKQQDARKPTLLIGVTFGLLDFIENHQVNFPELVVMETGGMKGRRKEMIREELHTILGKGFGVKQIHSEYGMTELLSQAYSKGDGIFNCPPWMKIIIRDTNDPLSTLQTGKTGGISVIDLANINSCAFIATQDLGRIYPDGSFEVLGRFDQSDIRGCNLLIA